Proteins encoded within one genomic window of Lagenorhynchus albirostris chromosome 9, mLagAlb1.1, whole genome shotgun sequence:
- the SYT12 gene encoding synaptotagmin-12 isoform X1 — translation MSVGHQSRPCFTVIKSPPDWEVGVYAAGALALLGIAAVSLWKLWTSGSFPSPSPFPNYDYRYLQQKYGKNYAEAQQKRVPAWNAQRASSRGPPSRKGSLSIEDTFESISELGPLELMGRELDLAPYGTLRKSQSADSLNSISSVSNTFGQDFTLGQVEVSMDYDAASHTLHVAVLQGKDLLEREEASFESCFMRVSLLPDEQIVGISRIQRNAYSIFFDEKFSIPLDPAALEEKSLRFSVFGIDEDERNVSTGVVELKLSVLDLPLQPFGGWLYLQDQNKAADAVGEILLSLSYLPTAERLTVVVVKAKNLIWTNDKTTADPFVKVYLLQDGRKMSKKKTAVKRDDPNPVFNEAMIFSVPAIVLQDLSLRVTVAESSSDGRGDNVGHVIIGPSASGMGTTHWNQMLATLRRPVSMWHPVRRN, via the exons atgtCAGTGGGACACCAGTCACGGCCCTGTTTTACTG TCATCAAGAGCCCCCCTGACTGGGAAGTGGGTGTCTATGCTGCCGGGGCCCTGGCACTGCTGGGAATTGCAGCTGTGAGCCTGTGGAAGCTCTGGACGTCGGGGagcttccccagcccctccccgttCCCAAACTACGACTACAGGTACCTTCAGCAGAAGTATGGTAAGAACTACGCAGAGGCCCAGCAGAAG AGAGTGCCTGCCTGGAATGCCCAGCGGGCCAGCAGTAGGGGGCCACCCAGTCGCAAAGGCAGCCTCAGCATTGAGGACACCTTTGAGAGCATCAGCGAGCTGGGACCCCTGGAGCTGATGGGCCGTGAGCTGGACCTGGCCCCCTACGGGACCCTCCGAAAATCCCAGTCAGCCGACTCCCTGAACTCCATCTCCTCCGTGAGCAACACCTTCGGGCAGGACTTCACGCTGGGCCAGGTGGAGGTGAGCATGGACTACGATGCCGCCTCCCACACCCTCCACGTGGCTGTGCTGCAGGGCAAGGACCTCCTGGAGCGGGAGGAAGCCAGCTTCGAGTCCTGCTTCATGCGCGTCAGCCTGCTGCCGGATGAGCAGATCGTGGGCATTTCCCGG ATCCAGAGGAACGCCTACTCCATCTTCTTCGACGAGAAGTTCTCCATCCCCCTGGACCCTGCAGCCCTGGAGGAGAAGAGCCTGCGGTTTTCCGTGTTTGGCATCGATGAAGATGAGCGGAATGTGAGCACAGGGGTGGTGGAGCTGAAGCTTTCTGTGCTCGACCTCCCGCTGCAGCCCTTCGGCGGCTGGCTCTACCTACAGGACCAGAACAAG GCCGCCGACGCTGTGGGCGAGATCCTGCTGTCCCTCAGCTACCTCCCAACGGCCGAGCGTCTTACCGTGGTCGTGGTGAAAGCCAAGAATCTCATCTGGACCAACGACAAGACCACAGCGG ACCCCTTCGTCAAGGTGTACCTGCTGCAGGATGGGAGGAAGATGAGCAAAAAGAAGACGGCTGTGAAGAGGGACGACCCTAACCCAGTGTTCAATGAAGCCATGATCTTCTCAGTGCCAGCCATCGTGCTCCAG GACCTGTCTCTCCGTGTGACGGTAGCTGAGAGCAGCAGTGATGGCCGTGGGGACAACGTAGGCCATGTCATCATTGGGCCGTCGGCCAGTGGCATGGGCACCACGCACTGGAACCAGATGCTGGCCACGCTGCGCAGGCCCGTGTCCATGTGGCACCCTGTCCGTCGAAACTAG
- the SYT12 gene encoding synaptotagmin-12 isoform X2, with product MGRELDLAPYGTLRKSQSADSLNSISSVSNTFGQDFTLGQVEVSMDYDAASHTLHVAVLQGKDLLEREEASFESCFMRVSLLPDEQIVGISRIQRNAYSIFFDEKFSIPLDPAALEEKSLRFSVFGIDEDERNVSTGVVELKLSVLDLPLQPFGGWLYLQDQNKAADAVGEILLSLSYLPTAERLTVVVVKAKNLIWTNDKTTADPFVKVYLLQDGRKMSKKKTAVKRDDPNPVFNEAMIFSVPAIVLQDLSLRVTVAESSSDGRGDNVGHVIIGPSASGMGTTHWNQMLATLRRPVSMWHPVRRN from the exons ATGGGCCGTGAGCTGGACCTGGCCCCCTACGGGACCCTCCGAAAATCCCAGTCAGCCGACTCCCTGAACTCCATCTCCTCCGTGAGCAACACCTTCGGGCAGGACTTCACGCTGGGCCAGGTGGAGGTGAGCATGGACTACGATGCCGCCTCCCACACCCTCCACGTGGCTGTGCTGCAGGGCAAGGACCTCCTGGAGCGGGAGGAAGCCAGCTTCGAGTCCTGCTTCATGCGCGTCAGCCTGCTGCCGGATGAGCAGATCGTGGGCATTTCCCGG ATCCAGAGGAACGCCTACTCCATCTTCTTCGACGAGAAGTTCTCCATCCCCCTGGACCCTGCAGCCCTGGAGGAGAAGAGCCTGCGGTTTTCCGTGTTTGGCATCGATGAAGATGAGCGGAATGTGAGCACAGGGGTGGTGGAGCTGAAGCTTTCTGTGCTCGACCTCCCGCTGCAGCCCTTCGGCGGCTGGCTCTACCTACAGGACCAGAACAAG GCCGCCGACGCTGTGGGCGAGATCCTGCTGTCCCTCAGCTACCTCCCAACGGCCGAGCGTCTTACCGTGGTCGTGGTGAAAGCCAAGAATCTCATCTGGACCAACGACAAGACCACAGCGG ACCCCTTCGTCAAGGTGTACCTGCTGCAGGATGGGAGGAAGATGAGCAAAAAGAAGACGGCTGTGAAGAGGGACGACCCTAACCCAGTGTTCAATGAAGCCATGATCTTCTCAGTGCCAGCCATCGTGCTCCAG GACCTGTCTCTCCGTGTGACGGTAGCTGAGAGCAGCAGTGATGGCCGTGGGGACAACGTAGGCCATGTCATCATTGGGCCGTCGGCCAGTGGCATGGGCACCACGCACTGGAACCAGATGCTGGCCACGCTGCGCAGGCCCGTGTCCATGTGGCACCCTGTCCGTCGAAACTAG
- the SYT12 gene encoding synaptotagmin-12 isoform X3, with amino-acid sequence MAVDVAEYHLSVIKSPPDWEVGVYAAGALALLGIAAVSLWKLWTSGSFPSPSPFPNYDYRYLQQKYGKNYAEAQQKRVPAWNAQRASSRGPPSRKGSLSIEDTFESISELGPLELMGRELDLAPYGTLRKSQSADSLNSISSVSNTFGQDFTLGQVEVSMDYDAASHTLHVAVLQGKDLLEREEASFESCFMRVSLLPDEQIVGISRIQRNAYSIFFDEKFSIPLDPAALEEKSLRFSVFGIDEDERNVSTGVVELKLSVLDLPLQPFGGWLYLQDQNKAADAVGEILLSLSYLPTAERLTVVVVKAKNLIWTNDKTTADPFVKVYLLQDGRKMSKKKTAVKRDDPNPVFNEAMIFSVPAIVLQDLSLRVTVAESSSDGRGDNVGHVIIGPSASGMGTTHWNQMLATLRRPVSMWHPVRRN; translated from the exons ATGGCTGTGGACGTGGCAGAATACCACCTGAGCG TCATCAAGAGCCCCCCTGACTGGGAAGTGGGTGTCTATGCTGCCGGGGCCCTGGCACTGCTGGGAATTGCAGCTGTGAGCCTGTGGAAGCTCTGGACGTCGGGGagcttccccagcccctccccgttCCCAAACTACGACTACAGGTACCTTCAGCAGAAGTATGGTAAGAACTACGCAGAGGCCCAGCAGAAG AGAGTGCCTGCCTGGAATGCCCAGCGGGCCAGCAGTAGGGGGCCACCCAGTCGCAAAGGCAGCCTCAGCATTGAGGACACCTTTGAGAGCATCAGCGAGCTGGGACCCCTGGAGCTGATGGGCCGTGAGCTGGACCTGGCCCCCTACGGGACCCTCCGAAAATCCCAGTCAGCCGACTCCCTGAACTCCATCTCCTCCGTGAGCAACACCTTCGGGCAGGACTTCACGCTGGGCCAGGTGGAGGTGAGCATGGACTACGATGCCGCCTCCCACACCCTCCACGTGGCTGTGCTGCAGGGCAAGGACCTCCTGGAGCGGGAGGAAGCCAGCTTCGAGTCCTGCTTCATGCGCGTCAGCCTGCTGCCGGATGAGCAGATCGTGGGCATTTCCCGG ATCCAGAGGAACGCCTACTCCATCTTCTTCGACGAGAAGTTCTCCATCCCCCTGGACCCTGCAGCCCTGGAGGAGAAGAGCCTGCGGTTTTCCGTGTTTGGCATCGATGAAGATGAGCGGAATGTGAGCACAGGGGTGGTGGAGCTGAAGCTTTCTGTGCTCGACCTCCCGCTGCAGCCCTTCGGCGGCTGGCTCTACCTACAGGACCAGAACAAG GCCGCCGACGCTGTGGGCGAGATCCTGCTGTCCCTCAGCTACCTCCCAACGGCCGAGCGTCTTACCGTGGTCGTGGTGAAAGCCAAGAATCTCATCTGGACCAACGACAAGACCACAGCGG ACCCCTTCGTCAAGGTGTACCTGCTGCAGGATGGGAGGAAGATGAGCAAAAAGAAGACGGCTGTGAAGAGGGACGACCCTAACCCAGTGTTCAATGAAGCCATGATCTTCTCAGTGCCAGCCATCGTGCTCCAG GACCTGTCTCTCCGTGTGACGGTAGCTGAGAGCAGCAGTGATGGCCGTGGGGACAACGTAGGCCATGTCATCATTGGGCCGTCGGCCAGTGGCATGGGCACCACGCACTGGAACCAGATGCTGGCCACGCTGCGCAGGCCCGTGTCCATGTGGCACCCTGTCCGTCGAAACTAG